From Myxococcales bacterium:
CCTTGCACCGGGAGAGCAGCGCCGCGTTCACCGCGAAGGCGGGGTTCTCGGTCGTGGCCCCCACGAGCGTGAGCGTGCCGGCCTCTACGTGCGGCAAGAACGCGTCCTGCTGAGCCTTGTTGAAGCGGTGGATTTCGTCGACGAAGACCAGGGTGCGCGCGCCGCGGTAGGCCTGGTCTTCTTTCGCGCGGGCGACGATCTCGCGGAGCTCGGCGAGGCTGCCGAGCACGGCGCTGAACAAGACGAACGACGCCTGCGTGCGTGAGGCGATCACGCGCCCGAGCGAGGTCTTGCCCACGCCCGGCGGCCCCCAAAGCACCATCGACGGCACCCGATCGTTCGCGATCGCCCGCGCGAGCGGCTTGCCCGGCGCGAAGAGGTGCTCTTGGCCTACGTAGTCTTCTAGTCGCGTCGGCCGCACGCGCTCGGCCAGCGGCACCGACCCCGGCGCGCTCGCGGCAGCGAACAGCGTGGGGAGCGTGGGCGCGCGGCGAGCCATGCTCTCAGGTTACCACCCACCCAAGGCGAGCGCGCGCCTTGACGCGCCGCGCGAGACCGCCGGGCTTGTGAAGCCGCGCCGCCTCGGCAACTATGGTCGCATGGCGAGCGCTCCCACGGCCGCAGAGGCGAGCGCGTCGAGCCAGCCGGTCCGCGCCGTGGTGGTGCCGTTCGCCGTGCCGGAGGAGGCGCGCGATCTCGGGGTCGGCCTCGCCGCCCTGATCCACACCTTCGCGCGGGTCGAGGGGGAGAGCGTCGCCCTCGCGCAGCTGCTCACGCGGGAGCCCGGCGCCGAGGCCCGCGCGGTGGAGGCGCTCGTCTCGCCCGCCACGTGGCGCGAGCTGTCGGGCCGTGCCCCCAGCGAGGGCGAGCGCGTCAGCGTGGTGCTCACCGGCGTGCTCGAGCCCCCGCTCGATGGTCGCGGTCACCTCCAGCTCGTCGCGTTCGACGCAGCCACCGGGCGCCGCCGCGCCGAGCAAGAGGTCAGCCTCGACGCGGAGACCGCGGGCGCCAGCGTCCTGCGCGCGGTCGAGTCGCTCTGCGAAGAGCTCTCTGGCGAGGCCTCGCAGTTAGCCGATCTCGCGGAGCTCGACTGGGAGGCGCTCGAGGGCGTGCTCCGCGCAGAGAGGTGTATTCTGCACAATCCTCTCCGTGGCGGGCCCCACGACCGGCTCGCCGCGCTGCTCCACCTCGGCCGCGCGGTCGCCGACGCGCCCGGCACGCGCCTGCCGGCCTCGCGCCTCGCCTCGGTGGCGCTCGACGCCGTGCTGGCGCAGCCGACCGACACGAAGGTCGCCGCCGCCTCGCTGCGCGCGCTCGAGCGGGCGATCGACGACGCGCCGACCCACCCCGATCTGCGCGAGGCCGCCGCGGCCCTCCGCCACCGCGCGGGCGACCACGACGCGGCCGAGGCGCACGTCCTCGCGGCCCTCGAGACTCACCCCGAGAGGCCGCGCCTGTACGCGCTCCTCAGCGAGGCGCGCCGCGGTCGCGGAGATCTCGCCGGCGCGGAAGAGGCGATCGATCGGGGGCTCGCGCGGTGCCCACTCGAGCCGTCGTTGCTCACCGAGCGAGGCGCCCTGGCCCTCGCGCGAGGCGAGCCCGACGTGGCGCGGGCGCGCTTCTCCGAGGCCCTGGAGCGGGCGCCGGGGCACCCCGCCGCGCTCTTGTCGCTCCTCGAGATGGGGGCTCGCAGCTCGGATCCCGCGCTGCTTGAGGAGGTCGCGTTTCGCGCGTGCGCGGTCGAGGGAGTCCCGGTCGACGTCCTCCGTCGGACGCTCCGCCTCTATGGCGGCCTCGCGTCTGGCAGCGCGCCTCGCGCGGCGTCGGAGCGCGCGGGGTGCTTGCGCCGCCTCGCCGAGCGGGTCGTCCGCGACGGACCCGACCCGTGGGCCGAGCTCACCCTCGCCCGCGCCGAGCTCGAGCTCGGGCTCGACGAGTCGGCGCGCGCGCATCTCTCGCGAGTCGAGGCCTCTGCGCCCGACAGCGCCCTGGCCGCCGAGGCCCGCCGCGCGCGCTTCGCGCTCGATCACCCTCAGACCGCGCGTGAGCTGGAGGAGGTCGTGCGCGAGGCCCCGACCCAGACCCGAGACGAGCTCGCTGCCTCGACCGAGCGAGCGCGGGCGCTCGCAAGCGAGAACGACGTGTGGACCGCCCACTTCGCACTCGGCCTCGTCGAGCGCCGCCGCGAGCGCTGGGAGCAGGCGCGCGCGGCGCTGGAGCTCGCGCTCGCGAAGAGCCCCGGGGCCACCCCTGCGCACATCGAGCTCGTCGCGGTCCACGTCGCGCTCGGGCGCCCCACCGAGGCCCTCGCGCACGCCGATCGCGCGTGCGCGCTCGAGGGCGAGTCGGCGCGGACCCACGCCGTCCGAGCCACCGCGCTGCTCGCGGCCAAGCGCCACGCCGACGCCCGCGACGCCATCCAGAGAGCGCTCGCCCTCGACGCGAACGACGCCGACCACCGCGCCCTCGCCGATCGCATCCACGCGAGCCTCGAGCCCGTCGGCGCATTCGAACGGCTTCGCCAGGCGCTCCGCTTCAAGAAGCGCTGAGCGGGGCGTTCCACGGGCTCACGAGGTCAGCGTCGGCCCGGGCGTCGGCCCGCGGGCCGCGTGTGCACGACCGGCACCGGGGCTTGGCTCGCCAGCTCGGCCCGCATGGGCGCGAGCGCGGCCGTGGAGGCTCCGCGCGCGAGAAGCTCGAGCTCGAGGGCGTCGAGCGCGGGGCCCGCGAGCTCGGTGCGGCCCACCCGACCCAGGCGTCCCTGCGAGAGCTTCGGCAGGAGCGCGAGGATGCGGCGGACGCCGTCGGCGATGCGGCGGGGCATGGCGATGCGCTCGGCGATGAGATCGAGGAACTCGGTGGCCGCGCGGAGCGTGTCCCGCACGCCGGACACGTGCTCGGCGAGGGGCTCGCCGAGCAGCGCGCACCACATCGCGAGGTCGTCGGGGGCACCCCGCTCGCGAACCACCCGGTCGATGGCGCGCATGCGGGCGAAGAATCGCTGACCTGCGCCCTCGTTGCCCTCTTCGTCGTCGAGAAACGCCGAGAGCTCGGGCAGGAGCACGGACATGCCACCGAGCTCCCACAGGAGCCACATCGAGCGGTGCGCGGCGCCGCCGCGGAGCAGCCGCGACACCTCTTCGAAGATGCGTGGGCGCGCAGCGCGGCCGAGCTCTTCCCGGCTGTTCACGAGCGCCTCGTACACCTCGGGGTCGATGCCCACGTCGAGGCGCGCCGCGAACTTCACCGCGCGGAGGATGCGTACGGGGTCTTCGCGGAAACGAACCGTGGGCTCGCCGATCGTGCGAATGACCTTGCCGCGGATGTCGTTCATCCCGCCGCACCAGTCGAGCACCTGGCGCCGCTCGAGGTCGTAAAACAGCGCGTTGATTGTGAAATCACGTCGCAGCGCGTCTTCGTGGGCCTCGCCGAAGACGTTGTCGTTGCGGATGAGCAGGTCCTCCGCGGGCTCGTCCTCGTCGACCTCCTGCGGCTTCTGCCGGAAGGTGGCGACCTCGATGATCTTGCCGCCGCCGAAGAGCACGTGCGCGAGCCGGAACCGCCGCCCGATGATGCGGCAGTTGCGGAACAGCTGCCGCACGTCCTCCGGGCGCGCGCTCGTCGCGATGTCGAAGTCCTTGGGGCTCTTCTCCAGCAGGAGATCGCGGACGCAGCCACCCACGAGGTAGGCCTGGAACCCAGCCTTCTCCAGCCGCCGCACGACGCGGGCGGCGTCGGCGTCGAGGCGGGACTCCTCGAGCGCCACATCGTGGCGGACGAGCCCGGTGCCGGCGTGTCGCTCTTCGGTGGGGGAACCTTGCGAGTCGCGCTCGACTGTGAGCTCGACGGTAAACTTGGGGAGCTCCGGCGGGGGCGGGAGCGGGTCTCTGGGTCGACGCATCGGGGCCGAATCGGCGCCCGCTCGGCGGAGCCGGGGCGCATGGGGAGCCGCGGGCCCCGGTAGGGCCCAAACTGACGAATTATTGCAGGTTACCAGGATCGGGCCGACTTCGCAAATCGGAGGTGCCCGCGGCCGGTGGGTTCCCGCGCCTCGGCCGCTCGGGCCTTTCACGTTTCGTGCCGACCCTCGTTGACGACCCGAGCCGTGTGCTTAGCTTGGCGGCGTCGAGGTCGCCTCCTGCGGTGCAGGGGGGGCTCGGCGAGAAGAAAAACGTGGCTGGTGTTCTCACGCCAGTCGCTCTATCGAGCGGTTCGGGTTCTGGGGCGCGGGTACCGCGCACGCCGGGAACAGCGTCCCTCGTAGAAAGGTGTTGGAGGAGCAGCCATGGGCAGAATCATCGGCATCGACCTTGGAACGACGAACAGCTGCGTGGCCGTCATGGAGGGCCGCGAGGCGAAGGTCATCGTGAACGAGGAGGGCGCGCGAACCACCCCGAGCGTCGTCGCTTGGGACGACAAGGGCGAGATCCTCGTCGGCCAAATCGCGAAGCGCCAGGCCGTCACGAACCCCGAGAACACCATTTTCAGCGCCAAGCGCTTCGTGGGGCGCCGCTTCGAAGAGGTGGCCGAGGAGCTGAAGCGCGTGCCGTACAAGGCCATGCGCGCGGCCAACGGCGACACCGCGATCGAGGTCCGCGGCAAGGCTGTCTCGCCGCCCGAGGTGAGCGCCAAGATCCTCCAGAAGCTGAAGAAGGCGGCGGAGGACTACCTCGGCGAGAAGGTCACCGAGGCCGTCATCACGGTGCCCGCGTACTTCAACGACGCCCAGCGCCAGGCCACCAAAGACGCCGGC
This genomic window contains:
- a CDS encoding tetratricopeptide repeat protein translates to MASAPTAAEASASSQPVRAVVVPFAVPEEARDLGVGLAALIHTFARVEGESVALAQLLTREPGAEARAVEALVSPATWRELSGRAPSEGERVSVVLTGVLEPPLDGRGHLQLVAFDAATGRRRAEQEVSLDAETAGASVLRAVESLCEELSGEASQLADLAELDWEALEGVLRAERCILHNPLRGGPHDRLAALLHLGRAVADAPGTRLPASRLASVALDAVLAQPTDTKVAAASLRALERAIDDAPTHPDLREAAAALRHRAGDHDAAEAHVLAALETHPERPRLYALLSEARRGRGDLAGAEEAIDRGLARCPLEPSLLTERGALALARGEPDVARARFSEALERAPGHPAALLSLLEMGARSSDPALLEEVAFRACAVEGVPVDVLRRTLRLYGGLASGSAPRAASERAGCLRRLAERVVRDGPDPWAELTLARAELELGLDESARAHLSRVEASAPDSALAAEARRARFALDHPQTARELEEVVREAPTQTRDELAASTERARALASENDVWTAHFALGLVERRRERWEQARAALELALAKSPGATPAHIELVAVHVALGRPTEALAHADRACALEGESARTHAVRATALLAAKRHADARDAIQRALALDANDADHRALADRIHASLEPVGAFERLRQALRFKKR
- the pcnB gene encoding polynucleotide adenylyltransferase PcnB gives rise to the protein MRRPRDPLPPPPELPKFTVELTVERDSQGSPTEERHAGTGLVRHDVALEESRLDADAARVVRRLEKAGFQAYLVGGCVRDLLLEKSPKDFDIATSARPEDVRQLFRNCRIIGRRFRLAHVLFGGGKIIEVATFRQKPQEVDEDEPAEDLLIRNDNVFGEAHEDALRRDFTINALFYDLERRQVLDWCGGMNDIRGKVIRTIGEPTVRFREDPVRILRAVKFAARLDVGIDPEVYEALVNSREELGRAARPRIFEEVSRLLRGGAAHRSMWLLWELGGMSVLLPELSAFLDDEEGNEGAGQRFFARMRAIDRVVRERGAPDDLAMWCALLGEPLAEHVSGVRDTLRAATEFLDLIAERIAMPRRIADGVRRILALLPKLSQGRLGRVGRTELAGPALDALELELLARGASTAALAPMRAELASQAPVPVVHTRPAGRRPGRR